One window of the Trifolium pratense cultivar HEN17-A07 linkage group LG2, ARS_RC_1.1, whole genome shotgun sequence genome contains the following:
- the LOC123910451 gene encoding DEAD-box ATP-dependent RNA helicase 42-like, translating into MEEGKHKSSDSKRSHRDRDRTGERGKDRNDGRHKDNREKRDRESRRHDREKSTDSEDKHDRDREKRRDGKEKDRARVHDVDREKRDRKRERDREEKEKERVREKEKEREEKEKERLREKERDREDKEKERMREKERERERREEKERIREKERAREKRDHEREKEKEKERDKGRRGREREREKHRDVDSDNSDGELRERNRKRHKKDDDSYKGREKEKSSSKSNRKVDGINGSPRRKSDGDDSDSKEKEKRLTHEEEMEVEQKRLDDEMEKRRRRVQEWQEQKRKQEEAEREKQGELESGKAWTLEGEESDDEDGTGRHTSMDVDEDDKLADNEPRESMVVDIDNGTVASDLQNGDAGAPADDEIDPLDAFMNSMVLPEVEKLNNAVNSTPSDKASDLKPKDKEDERSNGRQSRKGSNKSIGRIIPGEESDSDYADPDVEGDPLDEDDDEFMKRVKKTKVEKLSLVDHSKIDYIPFKKNFYIEVKEISKMTLEEVVLYRKQLELKIHGKDVPKPVKSWNQTGLTSKVLETIKKANFEKPMPIQAQALPVIMSGRDCIGIAKTGSGKTLAFVLPMLRHIKDQPPVVAGDGPIGLIMAPTRELVQQIHSDIKKFTKVMGIRCVPVYGGSGVAQQISELKRGTEIVVCTPGRMIDILCTSSGKITNLRRVTYLVMDEADRMFDMGFEPQITRIVQNIRPDRQTVLFSATFPRQVEILARKVLNKPVEIQVGGRSVVNKDIAQLVEVRPENERFLRLLELLGEWYEKGKILVFVHSQDKCDSLFKDLMKHGYPCLSLHGAKDQTDRESTISDFKSNVCNLLVATSIAARGLDVKELELVINFDVPNHYEDYVHRVGRTGRAGRKGCAITFISEDDARYAPDLVKALELSEQIVPDDLKSLADGFMAKVTQGLEQAHGTGYGGSGFKFNEEEDEVRKAAKKAQAKEYGFEEDKSDSEDEDDGIRKAGGDISQHPALAQILAATKAPPVPTPISATQLISNGGLPISLPSVVGLQTPTVLPGTGLPLATHDGAARAALAAINLQHNLAKIQSEALPEHYEAELEINDFPQNARWKVTHKETLGPISEWTGAAITTRGQYFPPGKVAGPGDRKLYLFIEGPSEQSVKRAKVELKRVLEDITNQALQLPGGTQPGKYSVV; encoded by the coding sequence ATGGAAGAAGGAAAACATAAATCGAGTGATTCTAAGAGGAGTCATCGAGATCGTGATAGAACTGGTGAAAGAGGTAAAGATAGAAATGATGGAAGGCACAAAGATAATAGGGAGAAGAGGGATCGTGAGTCTCGAAGACATGACAGAGAGAAAAGTACTGATTCTGAGGATAAGCATGATAGAGACAGGGAGAAGCGCAGAGATGGTAAAGAGAAGGATAGGGCACGGGTTCATGATGTCGACCGAGAAAAGAGAGATAGGAAAAGGGAAAGAGatagagaagagaaagaaaaagagagagtaagagagaaagaaaaagagagagaagagaagGAAAAGGAGAGATTAAGGGAGAAAGAAAGAGATAGGGAAGATAAGGAAAAGGAGAGAATGAgggagaaagaaagagagaggGAAAGAAGGGAGGAGAAGGAGAGGATTAGAGAGAAAGAAAGGGCAAGGGAAAAGAGGGATCATgagagagagaaggaaaaagaaaaggaaagagaTAAAGGCAGGAGAGGACGGGAACGAGAGCGGGAGAAGCATAGAGATGTTGATAGCGATAACAGTGACGGTGAGTTGAGGGAGAGAAATAGAAAGCGACATAAGAAAGACGACGACAGTTATAAGGGGCGGGAGAAGGAAAAGAGTTCTAGCAAGTCAAACAGGAAAGTTGATGGAATTAACGGAAGCCCTAGGAGAAAGAGCGATGGAGATGACTCTGATtccaaagagaaagagaaaagacTTACCCATGAGGAGGAAATGGAAGTTGAACAAAAGAGGTTGGATGATGAAATGGAAAAGCGGAGGAGGAGAGTTCAAGAGTGGCAAGAGCAAAAGAGGAAGCAGGAAGAGGCAGAAAGAGAAAAACAAGGTGAACTAGAGTCTGGAAAGGCATGGACACTTGAAGGGGAGGAATCTGATGATGAAGATGGAACAGGTAGACATACGAGTATGGATGTAGACGAAGACGACAAACTTGCTGATAATGAACCTAGGGAGTCAATGGTGGTAGATATTGACAATGGAACAGTTGCATCCGATTTACAGAATGGAGATGCTGGTGCTCCTGCAGACGATGAGATCGACCCATTGGATGCTTTCATGAATTCTATGGTTCTTCCTGAGGTTGAAAAGTTGAACAATGCTGTTAACTCAACACCTTCTGATAAAGCTTCTGACTTGAAACCTAAGGATAAAGAGGACGAGCGTAGTAATGGTCGACAATCAAGGAAAGGTTCAAATAAATCTATTGGCAGGATAATTCCCGGTGAAGAGTCCGACTCAGATTATGCAGATCCTGATGTTGAGGGGGATCCATTAGATGAAGATGACGACGAGTTCATGAAGAGagtaaagaaaacaaaagttgAAAAGCTTTCTTTAGTTGATCACTCAAAGATCGACTATATACCATTCAAAAAGAATTTCTATATTGAAGTGAAAGAGATCTCAAAGATGACTCTTGAAGAAGTTGTATTATACAGGAAGCAGTTAGAGTTGAAGATACATGGAAAGGATGTGCCCAAACCTGTAAAGTCATGGAACCAGACTGGACTTACTAGCAAAGTTTTAGAGACAATAAAGAAGGCAAACTTTGAAAAGCCAATGCCTATTCAAGCTCAGGCGTTGCCTGTAATTATGAGTGGTCGAGATTGCATAGGCATTGCCAAAACCGGGTCAGGTAAAACACTTGCTTTTGTTCTGCCAATGTTGAGGCATATCAAGGATCAGCCACCAGTTGTTGCAGGAGATGGACCTATTGGGCTTATTATGGCCCCTACAAGAGAACTTGTTCAACAGATTCATAGTGACATAAAGAAGTTCACAAAGGTAATGGGTATCAGGTGTGTTCCTGTCTATGGAGGTTCTGGTGTTGCTCAACAAATCAGCGAGTTGAAACGTGGTACTGAGATAGTAGTTTGTACTCCAGGTAGGATGATTGACATACTGTGCACCAGTAGTGGAAAAATAACTAACCTGCGTAGAGTAACTTATCTGGTCATGGATGAGGCAGATCGGATGTTTGATATGGGTTTTGAACCACAAATCACAAGAATTGTTCAGAATATTCGGCCAGATCGTCAAACCGTTCTCTTCTCTGCCACTTTCCCACGCCAGGTTGAAATTTTGGCTcgcaaggttttaaataaacCCGTTGAAATACAAGTTGGTGGGAGGAGTGTTGTGAACAAAGATATAGCACAGTTAGTTGAGGTGAGGCCAGAAAATGAGAGGTTCCTTAGACTCTTGGAACTACTTGGAGAATGGTATGAGAAAGGAAAGATTTTGGTATTTGTCCACTCACAGGATAAATGTGATTCATTGTTCAAGGATCTAATGAAACATGGCTATCCATGTCTTTCTCTTCACGGGGCTAAGGATCAGACAGACCGTGAATCCACAATATCTGATTTTAAAAGCAATGTCTGCAATTTGTTGGTTGCAACAAGTATTGCTGCCAGGGGATTAGATGTCAAGGAGCTCGAATTGGTGATCAATTTTGATGTTCCAAACCACTATGAAGATTATGTACATCGGGTTGGGCGCACTGGCCGCGCTGGCCGAAAGGGTTGTGCTATCACATTTATTTCTGAAGATGATGCAAGATATGCACCAGATCTGGTGAAAGCTCTGGAGCTATCTGAGCAGATTGTTCCTGATGATCTAAAATCCCTCGCCGATGGCTTTATGGCAAAAGTGACTCAAGGATTGGAGCAAGCCCATGGGACTGGTTATGGAGGCAGTGGCTTTAAATTTAATGAAGAGGAAGATGAGGTGAGGAAGGCTGCAAAGAAAGCTCAAGCCAAAGAATATGGATTTGAAGAAGACAAGTCAGAttctgaagatgaagatgatggtATTAGGAAGGCAGGAGGTGATATTTCACAGCACCCTGCTCTTGCTCAGATTCTTGCTGCGACCAAAGCTCCTCCAGTGCCTACTCCTATCTCTGCAACCCAACTGATTTCAAATGGTGGGCTACCTATTTCTTTGCCATCTGTTGTTGGTCTCCAGACTCCAACAGTCTTGCCTGGTACAGGGCTACCCCTTGCTACACATGACGGGGCAGCTCGAGCTGCATTAGCTGCTATAAACCTGCAGCACAACTTGGCAAAAATACAATCTGAAGCATTGCCAGAGCATTATGAGGCTGAGTTGGAAATAAATGATTTCCCTCAGAATGCTCGCTGGAAAGTCACACACAAGGAAACTTTAGGCCCCATTTCTGAGTGGACCGGAGCTGCTATTACCACAAGGGGACAATATTTCCCACCTGGCAAAGTCGCAGGACCTGGGGATCGCAAACTCTACTTGTTCATTGAGGGTCCTAGCGAGCAGTCAGTTAAGAGAGCCAAAGTAGAATTGAAGCGTGTTTTGGAAGACATCACTAACCAGGCTTTGCAACTACCTGGTGGAACTCAACCGGGCAAATACTCTGTTGTATAA
- the LOC123910452 gene encoding protein FAR1-RELATED SEQUENCE 11-like produces MSEEVGSMLAVYDDPSDQHSLSFGGDTSSTEESPGETRLSLQPTNDHIPYIGQRFSTHDEAYEFYSDFAKSCGFSIRRHRTEGKDGVGKGLTRRYFVCHRAGNTPAKSTNETKPQRNRKSSRCGCQAYMRISKTTEFGPPEWRVTGFGNHHNHELLEPNQVRFLPAYRTISDVDKNRILMFAKTGISVHQMMRLMELEKCVEPGYLPFTEKDVRNLLQSFRKLDPEEESLDLLRMCRNIKERDPNFKFEYTLDANNRLENIAWSYASSIQLYDIFGDAVVFDTTHRLTAFDMPLGIWVGINNYGMPCFFGCVLLRDETVRSYSWAIKAFLGFMNGKAPQTILTDQNSCLKDALSAEMSITKHALCIWMIVAKFPSWFNAVVGERYNEWKAEFYRLYNLESVEDFELGWREMVCSFGLHTNRHIVNLYSLRSLWALPYLRSHFLAGMTTTGLSKSINAFIQRFLSAQTRLAHFVEQVAVAVDFKDQTGEQQTMQQNLQNVCLKTGAPMESHAATVLTPFAFSKLQEELVLAAHYASFSVEDGFLVRHHTKLEGGRKVYWSPHEGIISCSCHQFEFSGILCRHTLRVLSTGNCFQIPDTYLPIRWRRISVPSSKLVHNAPNDHAERVKLFQNMVSSLITESAKSKERLDTATEQVSILLSRIREQPISLQCARDISTINRNL; encoded by the exons ATGTCGGAAGAGGTTGGATCCATGTTGGCAGTTTATGATGATCCATCTGACCAACATTCACTGTCTTTCGGCGGCGATACAAGCAGCACCGAGGAATCCCCCGGTGAAACTAGACTCTCCTTGCAACCAACTAATGATCACATTCCATACATTGGTCAAAGATTTTCCACCCATGATGAAGCTTATGAATTCTATAGTGATTTTGCTAAGAGTTGCGGCTTCTCAATTAGACGTCACCGTACAGAGGGAAAAGATGGTGTTGGGAAAGGACTTACTAGACGCTACTTTGTTTGTCATCGTGCTGGTAACACTCCTGCTAAATCAACGAACGAAACTAAACctcaaagaaatagaaaatcttCTCGATGTGGTTGTCAGGCTTATATGAGGATAAGCAAAACGACGGAGTTTGGACCTCCAGAATGGCGTGTCACTGGTTTTGGTAACCACCATAATCATGAACTTTTGGAACCAAATCAAGTTCGGTTCCTTCCTGCATATAGAACTATATCAGATGTTGACAAAAATCGAATCCTTATGTTTGCCAAAACAGGGATTTCTGTTCATCAAATGATGAGGCTTATGGAGCTTGAGAAGTGCGTGGAACCAGGATATTTGCCTTTTACTGAAAAGGATGTAAGGAATTTACTCCAGTCGTTTAGAAAATTAGATCCAGAAGAAGAAAGCCTAGATCTGTTAAGAATGTGCAGAAATATTAAGGAGAGAGAtcctaattttaaatttgagtaCACACTTGATGCAAACAACCGTTTAGAAAATATTGCCTGGTCATATGCCTCGTCGATCCAATTGTATGATATTTTTGGTGATGCCGTGGTATTTGATACAACACATCGTCTGACTGCATTTGACATGCCGTTGGGGATATGGGTTGGAATAAATAATTATGGAATGCCCTGCTTCTTTGGCTGTGTGCTACTGCGAGATGAAACTGTCAGGTCATATTCCTGGGCAATAAAG GCTTTCTTAGGTTTTATGAATGGGAAGGCTCCACAGACTATATTAACCGACCAAAACAGTTGTCTCAAAGATGCACTATCTGCAGAAATGTCGATAACAAAACATGCTTTATGCATATGGATGATAGTAGCAAAGTTTCCATCTTGGTTCAATGCTGTTGTAGGGGAACGCTACAATGAATGGAAGGCTGAGTTTTATAGACTTTATAATCTTGAATCAGTTGAGGATTTTGAACTTGGGTGGAGAGAAATGGTATGTTCTTTTGGGCTGCATACCAATCGGCACATTGTTAATTTATATAGCTTGCGCTCACTTTGGGCATTGCCATATTTAAGAAGCCATTTTCTTGCGGGAATGACTACAACTGGCCTGTCAAAGTCAATTAATGCCTTCATTCAACGGTTTCTAAGTGCACAGACACGACTTGCTCACTTTGTTGAACAG GTAGCTGTTGCTGTGGATTTTAAAGATCAAACTGGAGAACAACAAACCATGCAGCAGAATCTCCAAAATGTTTGCCTCAAAACAGGAGCCCCCATGGAATCACATGCTGCTACGGTCCTCACGCCTTTTGCCTTTTCCAAGCTTCAAGAAGAACTTGTGTTGGCTGCGCATTATGCATCTTTTTCAGTTGAAGATGGTTTTCTTGTGAGACATCACACAAAACTTGAAGGAGGTCGCAAAGTTTATTGGTCCCCTCATGAAGGAATTATAAGCTGCAGCTGTCACCAGTTTGAATTTTCTGGAATTTTGTGTAGGCACACTCTGAGAGTTCTTTCAACAGGAAATTGTTTTCAGATTCCAGATACATATCTTCCCATTCGATGGCGTCGTATCAGCGTGCCTTCTTCTAAGCTTGTTCACAATGCACCCAATGATCATGCCGAAAGAGTTAAGTTATTCCAAAATATGGTTTCATCTCTAATTACAGAGTCTGCTAAGTCTAAAGAACGATTAGATACTGCAACAGAACAAGTTTCCATTCTTCTGTCTCGCATAAGAGAGCAGCCAATTTCATTACAATGTGCCAGAGATATTTCAACCATTAATAGGAATCTATGA